A genome region from Tenrec ecaudatus isolate mTenEca1 chromosome 13, mTenEca1.hap1, whole genome shotgun sequence includes the following:
- the THAP4 gene encoding peroxynitrite isomerase THAP4 — MVICCAAVNCSNRQGKGEKRAVSFHRFPLKDSKRLLQWLKAVQRDNWTPTKYSFLCSEHFTKDSFSRRLDDQHQHRLLKPTAVPSIFQPEQRGATGAQGGARRKGRSQAQGSGKGHPTAPAGPSAPPEPKQPVDERDAATATTDQAARGPATPSLESLATDSGAPMRADGQGEVGLSATSVDDFRPPGSGARRFIGSLHSYSFSSRHTRERPPGPREQGERKRPRREVEPGDKASAGHSPTSASRSATPQKASPNPSAPPADVPPQPAAEAMPNELSDASPMSINEVILSASGACRLIDSLHSYCFSARPGRSQVCCLREQVEKKNGELRSLRQRVSRSDNQLRQLREKLAQLQRAGRLPPACEPPVMHPVLEPLSWMLGTWLSDPPGAGTFPTLQPFPYLEEAHISHVGQPMLNFTFNAFHPDTRKPMHRECGFIRLQPDTNKVAFVSAQNTGIVEVEEGEVSGRELSIASHSIARISFAKEPHVEQITRRFRLNAEGKLEQTVSMATATQPLTQHLQVTYRKVTP; from the exons ATGGTGATCTGCTGCGCGGCCGTGAACTGCTCCAACCGACAGGGCAAGGGGGAGAAGCGCGCCGTCTCCTTCCACAG GTTCCCCCTGAAGGACTCCAAGCGTCTGCTGCAGTGGCTGAAAGCTGTCCAGCGGGACAACTGGACACCTACCAAGTACTCGTTTCTGTGCAGCGAGCACTTCACCAAAGATAGCTTCTCCCGGCGGTTAGACGACCAACACCAGCACCGGCTGCTCAAGCCCACCGCTGTGCCCTCCATCTTCCAGCCCGagcagaggggggccactggagccCAAGGTGGTGCCCGCCGGAAAGGACGGAGCCAGGCTCAGGGCTCTGGGAAAGGGCATCCCACAGCACCTGCCGGCCCATCCGCTCCACCTGAGCCCAAGCAGCCAGTGGATGAGCGTGACGCAGCCACAGCCACCACTGACCAGGCAGCCCGGGGCCCAGCCACCCCGTCGCTGGAAAGCCTGGCCACGGACAGTGGGGCGCCCATGAGGGCAGATGGCCAGGGCGAGGTGGGCCTCTCAGCCACATCGGTGGATGACTTCCGCCCACCAGGCTCAGGGGCCCGGCGTTTCATCGGCTCCCTCCACTCCTATAGTTTCTCCTCCCGGCACACTCGAGAGCGGCCACCCGGCCCCCGGGAACAGGGTGAGCGCAAGAGACCCCGTCGGGAAGTGGAGCCGGGTGACAAGGCCTCTGCTGGCCACAGCCCAACCAGCGCCTCACGCTCGGCCACACCGCAGAAGGCTTCGCCGAACCCCTCAGCCCCGCCTGCTGACGTTCCGCCGCAGCCAGCCGCTGAGGCCATGCCTAACGAGCTTTCGGACgccagccccatgtccatcaacGAGGTCATCCTGTCAGCGTCAGGCGCATGTCGCCTCATCGACTCGCTGCACTCCTACTGCTTCTCCGCTCGTCCTGGCCGCAGCCAGGTGTGCTGCCTGCGAGAGCAGGTGGAGAAGAAGAATGGCGAGCTGCGCAGCCTGCGCCAGCGCGTCAGCCGCTCCGACAACCAGCTGCGCCAGCTGCGGGAGAAGCTGGCACAGCTGCAGCGGGCCGGCCGCCTGCCCCCTGCCTGTG AGCCCCCTGTGATGCACCCCGTGCTGGAGCCGCTCTCCTGGATGCTGGGCACCTGGCTGTCGGACCCGCCCGGAGCAGGCACCTTCCCGACACTGCAGCCCTTCCCGTACTTGGAGGAGGCGCACATCTCCCATGTGGGCCAGCCCATGCTGAACTTCAC GTTCAATGCCTTCCACCCGGACACCAGGAAGCCGATGCACCGAGAGTGTGGCTTCATCCGCCTGCAGCCAGACACCAACAAGGTGGCCTTTGTCAGCGCCCAGAACACAG GCATTGTGGAAGTGGAGGAGGGTGAGGTGAGCGGGCGGGAGCTGTCCATCGCTTCCCACTCCATCGCCCGGATCTCCTTCGCCAAGGAGCCCCACGTGGAGCAG ATCACCCGAAGGTTCAGACTGAATGCTGAGGGCAAACTGGAGCAGACCGTATCCATGGCAACCGCCACCCAGCCGCTGACCCAGCACCTTCAAGTCACCTACCGGAAGGTGACCCCGTGA
- the BOK gene encoding bcl-2-related ovarian killer protein codes for MEVLRRSSVFAAEIMDAFDRSPTDKELVAQAKALGREFVHARLLRAGLAWSAPERAAPPGGRLAEVCAVLLRLGDELEHIRPSVYRNVARQLNLSLQSETVVTDAFLAVATHIFSAGITWGKVVSLYAVAAGLAVDCVRQAQPAMVHALVDCLGEFVRKSLAPWLRRRGGWTDVLQCVVSAEPGLRAHWLVAALCGFGRFLKAIFFTLLPER; via the exons ATGGAAGTGCTGCGGCGCTCCTCCGTCTTCGCCGCCGAGATCATGGACGCCTTTGACCGCTCGCCGACCGACAAGGAGCTAGTGGCCCAGGCCAAGGCGCTCGGCCGGGAGTTCGTGCACGCGCGGCTACTGCGCGCCGGTCTGGCCTGGAGCGCGCCGGAGCGCGCCGCGCCCCCGGGCGGCCGCCTGGCGGAGGTGTGCGCCGTGCTGCTGCGCCTGG GGGATGAGCTGGAGCACATCCGACCCAGCGTTTACCGAAATGTGGCGCGCCAGCTGAACCTGTCCCTGCAGTCCGAGACGGTGGTGACTGATGCCTTCCTAGCCGTGGCTACACACATCTTCTCTGCAG GCATCACATGGGGCAAGGTGGTGTCCCTGTATGCAGTGGCTGCTGGGCTGGCTGTGGACTGTGTGCGGCAGGCCCAGCCAGCCATGGTCCACGCCCTGGTGGACTGCCTGGGGGAGTTTGTACGCAAGAGCCTGGCGCCCTGGCTACGGAGGCGAGGTGGATGG ACTGACGTCCTCCAGTGTGTGGTCAGTGCGGAGCCCGGCCTGCGTGCCCACTGGCTGGTGGCTGCGCTCTGTGGCTTTGGGCGCTTCCTCAAAGCCATCTTCTTCACACTCCTGCCTGAGAGATGA